A region from the Tsuneonella mangrovi genome encodes:
- the coxB gene encoding cytochrome c oxidase subunit II — MMLALSPQAALAQGAPAATEAAAPAASAATAANDNAAKVTDAVVYKPLGPEWIKGQPTVGGVDVQKQYSPIGITAEKFHFALVWVMVLISAFVLVLMLYVMWRFRASKNPVPSKTTHNTLIEVVWTLVPVLILVGIALPSIHLLSIQYKSPPKDALTIKVTGYQWYWGYTYPDNGGFEVISNMLPDAEAVKRGLPAQLAVDNRMVVPAGEWIRLQTTGADVIHSFAVPSLWFKLDAVPGRLNERRFYVDQPGIYYGQCSELCGSKHGYMPIAVEAVPRAQFDAWIKLQGGTIDKAGLKADPAAAAAEAAKTDASATASDAPADAKVAA, encoded by the coding sequence ATGATGTTGGCGCTGAGCCCGCAAGCGGCGTTGGCGCAAGGCGCGCCCGCCGCAACCGAAGCCGCTGCACCTGCCGCCAGCGCGGCGACGGCAGCCAACGACAATGCGGCCAAGGTGACCGATGCGGTCGTCTACAAGCCGCTCGGCCCCGAATGGATCAAGGGCCAGCCGACCGTTGGCGGGGTCGATGTGCAGAAGCAGTATTCGCCGATCGGGATCACTGCAGAGAAATTCCACTTCGCGCTCGTTTGGGTGATGGTTTTGATCAGCGCGTTCGTGCTGGTGCTGATGCTCTATGTCATGTGGCGCTTCCGGGCGAGCAAGAACCCGGTCCCTTCGAAGACCACGCATAACACGCTGATCGAAGTGGTGTGGACGTTGGTTCCGGTGCTGATCCTGGTCGGGATCGCGTTGCCGTCGATCCACTTGCTCTCGATCCAGTACAAGTCGCCGCCGAAGGATGCGTTGACCATCAAGGTCACCGGCTACCAGTGGTACTGGGGCTATACTTACCCCGACAACGGCGGGTTCGAAGTGATCTCGAACATGCTTCCCGACGCCGAAGCGGTAAAGCGCGGCCTGCCCGCGCAGCTGGCGGTCGACAATCGCATGGTCGTCCCGGCGGGTGAATGGATTCGCCTACAGACCACCGGCGCCGACGTCATTCACTCGTTTGCCGTGCCGTCGCTGTGGTTCAAGCTCGACGCGGTCCCGGGCCGCCTGAACGAGCGCCGGTTCTACGTCGACCAGCCGGGCATCTACTATGGCCAGTGTTCGGAACTTTGCGGTTCGAAGCACGGCTATATGCCGATCGCCGTCGAGGCGGTGCCGCGGGCGCAGTTCGATGCCTGGATCAAGCTGCAGGGCGGCACGATCGACAAGGCGGGGCTGAAGGCCGATCCGGCAGCCGCCGCTGCCGAAGCAGCAAAGACCGACGCCTCGGCAACCGCTTCGGACGCTCCGGCGGACGCCAAGGTTGCCGCCTGA
- the pyrE gene encoding orotate phosphoribosyltransferase, protein MTDDEVLQEFRASQALLEGHFLLSSGRHSAQYLQCARVLMNPERADRLARALAQKLPREIRSEIDVVVSPAMGGIIIGQEMGRVLGKDAIFLERPTGTFELRRGFALDSGAKVLMVEDVVTTGLSSREAIEAVGREGSEVIAEVSLVDRSAGEADLGVPFFPLIELAVPSYADDEVPPELASIEITKPGSRK, encoded by the coding sequence ATGACCGACGACGAGGTATTGCAGGAATTCCGCGCCAGCCAGGCACTGCTCGAAGGGCACTTCCTGCTCTCGAGCGGGCGACACAGCGCGCAATACCTGCAATGCGCCCGGGTGCTGATGAACCCGGAACGGGCCGACCGGCTGGCCCGCGCGCTGGCACAGAAACTGCCGCGAGAGATTCGCTCCGAGATCGATGTGGTCGTCAGCCCGGCGATGGGTGGGATCATTATCGGCCAGGAAATGGGCCGGGTGCTTGGCAAGGACGCGATCTTCCTCGAGCGCCCCACCGGCACGTTCGAGCTGCGCCGCGGCTTCGCGCTCGATTCGGGCGCGAAAGTGCTGATGGTCGAGGATGTCGTAACCACCGGCCTGTCCAGCCGCGAAGCGATCGAGGCGGTCGGGCGCGAAGGCAGCGAAGTGATTGCCGAAGTCTCGCTGGTCGACCGCTCGGCCGGCGAAGCGGACCTGGGCGTGCCGTTCTTCCCGCTTATCGAACTCGCCGTGCCCAGCTATGCCGACGACGAAGTGCCGCCGGAATTGGCATCAATCGAAATCACCAAGCCGGGCAGCCGGAAGTAA
- a CDS encoding pyridoxine 5'-phosphate synthase → MTNPRPLRLGVNIDHVATIRNARGGDHPDPVRAAEIVAAVGGDGITAHLREDRRHIRDEDLARIQAATDLPLNLEMAATEEMLAIALRHSPHAACIVPEKREEVTTEGGLDAAGLHNRLAPIVARLSDAGIRVSLFIEPSEHQLEAARKLGAPVVEFHTGEYAHASGEEQARQLERIAQMAAHAVDLGIEPHAGHGLTYDNVQPVAAIPQLAELNIGHYLIGEAVFVGLETAVRRMRQLMDEARA, encoded by the coding sequence GTGACCAACCCACGTCCCCTCCGCCTCGGGGTCAACATCGACCACGTCGCCACGATCCGCAACGCGCGTGGCGGCGACCATCCCGATCCGGTGCGCGCCGCGGAAATCGTCGCGGCAGTCGGCGGCGACGGGATCACTGCGCACTTGCGCGAAGACCGCCGCCATATCCGCGACGAAGACCTTGCCCGGATTCAGGCGGCGACCGACCTGCCGCTCAACCTCGAGATGGCGGCAACCGAGGAGATGCTTGCCATCGCGCTCCGGCACAGTCCACACGCCGCGTGCATCGTGCCGGAAAAGCGCGAGGAAGTGACCACCGAAGGCGGACTCGACGCAGCCGGACTGCACAACCGGCTCGCCCCGATCGTCGCGCGGCTGAGCGATGCGGGCATCCGCGTCAGCCTGTTCATCGAACCGAGCGAGCACCAGCTGGAAGCGGCGCGCAAGCTCGGCGCCCCGGTGGTCGAATTCCATACCGGCGAATACGCGCATGCTTCAGGCGAGGAGCAGGCCCGCCAGCTCGAAAGAATCGCACAAATGGCAGCACACGCGGTCGATCTCGGCATCGAGCCGCACGCGGGGCACGGCCTGACCTACGACAACGTCCAGCCGGTTGCCGCGATTCCGCAGCTCGCCGAACTCAACATCGGGCATTACCTGATCGGGGAGGCGGTGTTCGTCGGGCTCGAGACCGCTGTCAGGCGGATGCGCCAGCTGATGGACGAGGCCCGCGCATGA
- the acpS gene encoding holo-ACP synthase: MIIGVGSDLTNMDRIANSLERWGERFERRCFTEIERAKAARRPYTRVGTFAKRWAAKEAFVKAVGTGFKRGVYQIDIGVVNARSGAPTLALTNGAAARLAEIVPDGHEPIIHLTLTDDHPWAQAFVVIEARPL, translated from the coding sequence ATGATCATCGGCGTCGGATCGGACCTCACCAATATGGACCGCATCGCCAATTCGCTCGAACGGTGGGGGGAGCGCTTCGAACGGCGCTGCTTTACCGAAATCGAGCGCGCCAAGGCCGCCAGGCGCCCCTACACCCGCGTCGGCACATTCGCTAAGCGGTGGGCCGCCAAGGAGGCGTTCGTCAAGGCGGTCGGCACCGGGTTCAAGCGCGGGGTCTACCAGATCGACATCGGGGTTGTGAACGCGCGCTCGGGTGCCCCTACCCTCGCCCTCACCAATGGAGCAGCGGCAAGGCTTGCGGAAATCGTTCCCGATGGCCATGAGCCGATCATTCATCTTACCCTAACCGACGATCATCCATGGGCGCAGGCCTTCGTCGTAATCGAGGCCAGACCGCTTTGA
- the lepB gene encoding signal peptidase I, whose translation MGAGLRRNRGQTALTPPTGSAAPSAAEANPVTETDKPREKINWIAELRGLALMLLAVLAFHTFVAKPFYIPSTSMVPNLMVGDRLVVSKYPYGWNWSSISFHLLPRAKWRIWPATPQYGDIVIVVPPDSNEDYIKRVIGLSGDKIAVVNGQVILNGKPVPQAVEPDLRIPVDAQTCEGHPCLNYFDNYRTRLPDGKQVYEVPVLRETLPNGATYLVIDHRDQPLDNYRQVTVPKGYVFLMGDNRDHSADSRAPLWEQGLGGPVPLSDVGGRAEFITFSLDGTTSWNPLTWFSSLRTNRAWTTLRPAIVHRGETDGSH comes from the coding sequence ATGGGCGCAGGCCTTCGTCGTAATCGAGGCCAGACCGCTTTGACCCCTCCCACCGGCTCCGCTGCACCTTCCGCCGCAGAGGCAAATCCCGTGACCGAAACCGACAAGCCGCGCGAAAAGATCAACTGGATCGCCGAACTGCGCGGGCTCGCGCTGATGCTGCTCGCGGTGCTGGCGTTCCACACATTCGTCGCAAAACCGTTCTACATCCCTTCGACTTCGATGGTCCCCAACCTGATGGTCGGCGACCGGCTGGTGGTCTCGAAATATCCCTACGGCTGGAACTGGTCGTCGATCAGTTTCCACCTTTTGCCGCGTGCGAAGTGGCGGATCTGGCCAGCAACGCCGCAATATGGCGACATCGTGATCGTCGTGCCGCCCGACAGCAACGAAGATTATATCAAGCGGGTGATCGGCCTGTCGGGCGACAAGATCGCAGTGGTCAACGGGCAGGTGATCCTCAACGGCAAGCCGGTGCCGCAAGCGGTCGAGCCGGACTTGCGCATCCCGGTCGATGCGCAAACTTGCGAAGGGCATCCGTGCCTGAATTACTTCGACAATTACCGCACCCGCCTACCCGACGGGAAGCAGGTCTACGAAGTGCCGGTGCTGCGCGAAACGCTGCCAAACGGGGCAACCTACCTCGTCATCGACCACCGCGACCAGCCGCTCGACAATTATCGTCAGGTCACGGTCCCCAAGGGATATGTATTCCTGATGGGCGACAATCGCGACCATTCGGCCGACAGCCGCGCCCCGCTGTGGGAGCAAGGCCTGGGCGGCCCGGTGCCGCTGTCGGATGTTGGCGGTCGCGCCGAATTCATCACCTTCTCGCTCGATGGAACGACCAGCTGGAACCCGCTGACATGGTTCTCCTCCTTGCGCACCAACCGGGCTTGGACCACATTGCGTCCGGCAATCGTGCACAGGGGCGAAACGGATGGATCACACTGA
- a CDS encoding AI-2E family transporter encodes MDHTDGGSGPGEPQAERSRPGIGASPSRIASRRMRYEAGRALAWGAVIGLIALSIYLAQSLLVIFGALVFASMIDGGARLIGKVVPIGRGWRVAMVLILTVAFLAWLVIFAGSQISQQAAQFPQIVSAQADKFIALLRAHGFDISQTQVQSVIGSVASGVGTLSRAIGGAVGAIATTVLILIIGIYLALDPRAYERGVEWMVPEERREAFSDTLSHMAYNMRRLLAGRLLGMVVEGVFTYVLLSIIGVPMAALLGIITGLLAFIPNIGAIISGLLMVLVGFSGGTEMGLWTLATYFFVQNFDGYIVVPMIAKKTVDLAPALVLGFQLIMGVLFGVLGLMLADPMLAMIKVALERRAHRFDVADMTRSSRKAAG; translated from the coding sequence ATGGATCACACTGACGGGGGCAGCGGTCCGGGAGAGCCGCAAGCGGAACGCAGCAGGCCGGGAATCGGTGCCAGCCCCAGCCGGATAGCAAGTCGCAGGATGCGCTATGAAGCCGGTCGCGCGCTGGCCTGGGGCGCAGTGATCGGATTGATCGCGCTGTCGATCTACCTTGCCCAGTCGTTGCTGGTGATCTTCGGCGCACTGGTGTTCGCATCGATGATAGACGGCGGCGCGCGCCTCATCGGCAAGGTCGTCCCAATCGGGCGCGGCTGGCGCGTCGCGATGGTCCTCATCCTGACCGTGGCGTTCCTCGCCTGGCTGGTCATTTTCGCCGGCTCGCAGATCTCGCAGCAGGCGGCACAATTCCCCCAGATCGTGAGTGCCCAGGCCGATAAGTTCATTGCCTTGTTGCGCGCGCACGGGTTCGACATCTCGCAGACGCAGGTCCAGTCGGTTATCGGCAGCGTTGCCAGCGGGGTCGGTACGCTCAGCCGCGCGATCGGTGGCGCGGTCGGCGCAATCGCCACTACGGTCCTGATCCTGATTATCGGGATCTATCTCGCGCTCGATCCGCGCGCTTACGAGCGCGGGGTGGAATGGATGGTGCCCGAAGAGCGGCGCGAGGCGTTTTCTGACACCCTCAGCCACATGGCCTACAATATGCGGCGGCTGCTCGCGGGGAGGCTGCTCGGGATGGTGGTCGAAGGCGTGTTCACATACGTCCTCCTCTCGATCATCGGCGTGCCGATGGCGGCCTTGCTGGGGATCATCACCGGCCTGCTCGCATTCATCCCGAATATCGGCGCGATCATTTCCGGGCTGCTGATGGTGCTTGTCGGCTTTTCAGGTGGAACGGAAATGGGTCTATGGACGCTGGCAACCTATTTCTTCGTCCAGAATTTCGACGGCTACATCGTGGTGCCGATGATCGCCAAGAAGACGGTCGATCTCGCTCCGGCCTTGGTGCTGGGGTTCCAGCTGATCATGGGCGTGCTGTTCGGTGTGCTCGGGCTGATGCTCGCCGATCCGATGCTGGCGATGATCAAGGTTGCGCTCGAACGGCGCGCGCACCGGTTCGACGTCGCCGACATGACCCGCTCTAGCCGCAAAGCAGCCGGCTGA
- a CDS encoding DUF3089 domain-containing protein, with the protein MARRFLQIVAVLIVIVIAGSFALRMWSTELTKLALVPSKAFETQQPLKVNAYADPKMWLARPGMGAADPARWQPAAQEPRSALPARADLAPKQQDYAVFFVHPTAYLNRAHWNAPLDDADAQKVARLYVKSMASPFNTASQIWAPRYREATFGAFLTDKPEGQEAIDAAYADVRQAFAYFLSQVGPDTPIVLAGHSQGALHLLRLLREDVAGKPLANRIAAVYAVGWPISLQHDVPALGFPVCGSADQSGCLMSWSSYAEPADPSMVLDVYRKSIGFDGQRRGGSALVCTNPLTGRAGGDAPANANLGTLVPDGELTKGSLVPELVPARCDKRGLLLIGPPPEMGNAVLPGNNYHVYDIPLFWENLHQDVLRRVAAWRAAH; encoded by the coding sequence ATGGCGCGCAGGTTCCTCCAGATCGTCGCGGTCCTTATCGTGATCGTGATCGCAGGTTCGTTCGCGCTGCGCATGTGGTCGACCGAGCTGACCAAGCTGGCGCTGGTACCAAGCAAGGCGTTCGAGACGCAGCAGCCCCTCAAGGTCAATGCCTACGCCGATCCGAAAATGTGGCTCGCCCGGCCGGGGATGGGGGCTGCGGACCCGGCACGCTGGCAACCGGCCGCGCAAGAGCCGCGCAGCGCACTGCCGGCACGGGCCGATCTAGCGCCCAAGCAGCAGGATTATGCGGTGTTCTTCGTCCACCCGACCGCATATCTCAACCGGGCGCACTGGAACGCTCCGCTCGATGACGCGGACGCGCAAAAGGTCGCCAGGCTCTACGTGAAGAGCATGGCCAGCCCGTTCAACACCGCATCGCAGATCTGGGCACCACGCTATCGCGAGGCGACCTTCGGTGCGTTCCTGACCGATAAGCCGGAAGGCCAAGAGGCGATCGATGCGGCCTACGCCGATGTCAGACAGGCCTTTGCATATTTCCTGTCGCAAGTCGGGCCGGACACGCCGATCGTGCTCGCAGGGCACAGCCAAGGCGCGCTCCACTTGTTGCGGCTATTGCGCGAGGATGTCGCAGGCAAGCCGCTCGCAAACCGGATCGCAGCGGTCTATGCAGTCGGCTGGCCGATTTCGCTCCAGCACGACGTTCCCGCACTTGGATTTCCGGTGTGCGGCAGCGCTGACCAGTCGGGCTGCCTGATGAGCTGGTCGAGCTATGCCGAACCGGCAGACCCGAGCATGGTGCTCGACGTCTATCGCAAGTCGATCGGCTTCGACGGTCAGCGTCGCGGTGGCAGCGCCCTCGTTTGCACCAATCCACTCACGGGCAGAGCTGGTGGTGATGCACCCGCAAACGCGAATCTCGGAACGCTGGTGCCAGATGGAGAGCTTACCAAAGGTTCGCTTGTGCCGGAATTGGTTCCCGCCCGCTGCGACAAACGCGGGTTACTGCTGATCGGACCTCCGCCGGAAATGGGCAACGCCGTGCTGCCGGGCAACAACTACCACGTTTACGATATCCCGCTGTTCTGGGAGAACCTCCACCAGGACGTTCTACGACGCGTGGCGGCATGGCGGGCGGCGCATTGA
- the ruvX gene encoding Holliday junction resolvase RuvX, protein MAGGALITDNAADFGEALADGGVLLALDLGTRTIGTATCDAGWRFATAGKTLSRGKFGRDREVLGALVNERGVAGIVIGLPRNMDGSEGPRAQASRAYARNLAEAFGLPVLLWDERWSTMSAERAMIDQDLSRAKRAEKIDSHAAAVILQGAIDRLVGAAF, encoded by the coding sequence ATGGCGGGCGGCGCATTGATCACCGACAACGCCGCCGATTTCGGCGAGGCGCTGGCCGACGGCGGGGTGCTGCTTGCACTCGACCTTGGCACGAGGACCATCGGCACCGCGACGTGCGACGCGGGCTGGCGGTTCGCCACGGCCGGCAAGACGCTGTCACGCGGCAAGTTCGGGCGCGACCGCGAGGTACTGGGAGCACTCGTCAACGAGCGGGGCGTTGCCGGGATCGTCATCGGCCTTCCGCGCAACATGGACGGCAGCGAAGGCCCGCGCGCGCAAGCGAGCCGCGCCTATGCCCGCAACCTTGCTGAAGCGTTCGGCCTGCCGGTGCTGCTATGGGACGAGCGCTGGAGCACGATGAGCGCCGAACGCGCAATGATCGACCAGGACCTGAGCCGCGCCAAGCGCGCCGAGAAGATCGACAGCCATGCGGCGGCCGTCATCTTGCAAGGCGCGATAGACCGGCTCGTAGGAGCGGCGTTCTAG